In a single window of the Chlorocebus sabaeus isolate Y175 unplaced genomic scaffold, mChlSab1.0.hap1 unalloc_scaffold_392, whole genome shotgun sequence genome:
- the LOC140711245 gene encoding uncharacterized protein isoform X4 → MHPNCPLHGPRSCQKFEKKVALTVEAQNSATVGFSPFTLTDAPVAPSYKGMDHFLYGLSDEMKQAHREQLFTISHKKLLAMSDRYLGTGKSTHGLAILRPENPKIAKDPSWIIRPCGSVLLTDGSSTGRPDGSSPEKQVGWGGGPTRAAGPSRQHPCLLWQESSENSKLGPSKDRGLDWTRNWLSDFSNPHLGGFNMQLGLQSRGRVAPISSYGTHR, encoded by the exons ATGCATCCGAACTGTCCCCTACACGGACCCAGATCTTGCCAG AAATTCGAGAAAAAGGTGGCGCTTACAGTGGAGGCGCAAaactcagccacagtggggtttTCACCCTTTACTCTTACAG ATGCTCCTGTCGCTCCTTCATACAAAG GAATGGACCACTTCTTGTACGGCCTCTCGGATGAGATGAAGCAGGCCCACAGGGAGCAGCTCTTCACCATCAGCCACAAGAAGCTCCTGGCCATGAGCGATag GTACCTCGGCACTGGGAAGAGCACGCATGGCCTGGCCATACTCAGACCCGAGAATCCCAAAATCGCCAAGGACCCATCCTGGATCATCAG GCCCTGTGGGAGCGTCCTCCTAACAGACGGAAGTTCAACGGGGCGGCCGGATGGAAGCAGTCCTGAGAAGCAGGTGGGCTGGG GAGGTGGGCCCACGAGGGCAGCAGGGCCGTCACGCCAGCACCCATGTCTACTCTGGCAAGAGTCATCAGAGAATTCCAAATTAGGTCCCAGCAAGGACCGTGGCTTGGACTGGACGAGAAACTGGCTATCAGATTTTTCAAACCCCCACCTTGGTGGTTTTAACATGCAGCTAGGATTGCAATCAAGAGGCCGAGTAG
- the LOC140711245 gene encoding uncharacterized protein isoform X3, whose translation MHPNCPLHGPRSCQKFEKKVALTVEAQNSATVGFSPFTLTDAPVAPSYKGMDHFLYGLSDEMKQAHREQLFTISHKKLLAMSDRYLGTGKSTHGLAILRPENPKIAKDPSWIIRARKESHHASSSWPLDSDFPNSLFLGSPLPPHSSPPPFLRHSCGLLQPRAKRQKRCPYRRWAHEGSRAVTPAPMSTLARVIREFQIRSQQGPWLGLDEKLAIRFFKPPPWWF comes from the exons ATGCATCCGAACTGTCCCCTACACGGACCCAGATCTTGCCAG AAATTCGAGAAAAAGGTGGCGCTTACAGTGGAGGCGCAAaactcagccacagtggggtttTCACCCTTTACTCTTACAG ATGCTCCTGTCGCTCCTTCATACAAAG GAATGGACCACTTCTTGTACGGCCTCTCGGATGAGATGAAGCAGGCCCACAGGGAGCAGCTCTTCACCATCAGCCACAAGAAGCTCCTGGCCATGAGCGATag GTACCTCGGCACTGGGAAGAGCACGCATGGCCTGGCCATACTCAGACCCGAGAATCCCAAAATCGCCAAGGACCCATCCTGGATCATCAG AGCCAGAAAggagagccaccacgccagctctTCTTGGCCGTTGGACTCTGATTTCCCAAACAGCTTGTTTTTGgggtctcctctccctccacacagctCTCCACCGCCGTTTCTGAGGCACAGCTGTGGTCTCCTGCAACCTAGAGCTAAGAGGCAGAAACGCTGTCCCTACAGGAGGTGGGCCCACGAGGGCAGCAGGGCCGTCACGCCAGCACCCATGTCTACTCTGGCAAGAGTCATCAGAGAATTCCAAATTAGGTCCCAGCAAGGACCGTGGCTTGGACTGGACGAGAAACTGGCTATCAGATTTTTCAAACCCCCACCTTGGTGGTTTTAA
- the LOC140711245 gene encoding uncharacterized protein isoform X6, which translates to MHPNCPLHGPRSCQKFEKKVALTVEAQNSATVGFSPFTLTDAPVAPSYKGMDHFLYGLSDEMKQAHREQLFTISHKKLLAMSDRYLGTGKSTHGLAILRPENPKIAKDPSWIIRPCGSVLLTDGSSTGRPDGSSPEKQVGWGGGPTRAAGPSRQHPCLLWQESSENSKLGPSKDRGLDWTRNWLSDFSNPHLGGFNMQLGLQSRGRVDK; encoded by the exons ATGCATCCGAACTGTCCCCTACACGGACCCAGATCTTGCCAG AAATTCGAGAAAAAGGTGGCGCTTACAGTGGAGGCGCAAaactcagccacagtggggtttTCACCCTTTACTCTTACAG ATGCTCCTGTCGCTCCTTCATACAAAG GAATGGACCACTTCTTGTACGGCCTCTCGGATGAGATGAAGCAGGCCCACAGGGAGCAGCTCTTCACCATCAGCCACAAGAAGCTCCTGGCCATGAGCGATag GTACCTCGGCACTGGGAAGAGCACGCATGGCCTGGCCATACTCAGACCCGAGAATCCCAAAATCGCCAAGGACCCATCCTGGATCATCAG GCCCTGTGGGAGCGTCCTCCTAACAGACGGAAGTTCAACGGGGCGGCCGGATGGAAGCAGTCCTGAGAAGCAGGTGGGCTGGG GAGGTGGGCCCACGAGGGCAGCAGGGCCGTCACGCCAGCACCCATGTCTACTCTGGCAAGAGTCATCAGAGAATTCCAAATTAGGTCCCAGCAAGGACCGTGGCTTGGACTGGACGAGAAACTGGCTATCAGATTTTTCAAACCCCCACCTTGGTGGTTTTAACATGCAGCTAGGATTGCAATCAAGAGGCCGAGTAG
- the LOC140711245 gene encoding uncharacterized protein isoform X2 yields the protein MHPNCPLHGPRSCQKFEKKVALTVEAQNSATVGFSPFTLTDAPVAPSYKGMDHFLYGLSDEMKQAHREQLFTISHKKLLAMSDRYLGTGKSTHGLAILRPENPKIAKDPSWIIRPCGSVLLTDGSSTGRPDGSSPEKQVGWGGGPTRAAGPSRQHPCLLWQESSENSKLGPSKDRGLDWTRNWLSDFSNPHLGGFNMQLGLQSRGRVAAAWLAACRRAASGTPARPSVKA from the exons ATGCATCCGAACTGTCCCCTACACGGACCCAGATCTTGCCAG AAATTCGAGAAAAAGGTGGCGCTTACAGTGGAGGCGCAAaactcagccacagtggggtttTCACCCTTTACTCTTACAG ATGCTCCTGTCGCTCCTTCATACAAAG GAATGGACCACTTCTTGTACGGCCTCTCGGATGAGATGAAGCAGGCCCACAGGGAGCAGCTCTTCACCATCAGCCACAAGAAGCTCCTGGCCATGAGCGATag GTACCTCGGCACTGGGAAGAGCACGCATGGCCTGGCCATACTCAGACCCGAGAATCCCAAAATCGCCAAGGACCCATCCTGGATCATCAG GCCCTGTGGGAGCGTCCTCCTAACAGACGGAAGTTCAACGGGGCGGCCGGATGGAAGCAGTCCTGAGAAGCAGGTGGGCTGGG GAGGTGGGCCCACGAGGGCAGCAGGGCCGTCACGCCAGCACCCATGTCTACTCTGGCAAGAGTCATCAGAGAATTCCAAATTAGGTCCCAGCAAGGACCGTGGCTTGGACTGGACGAGAAACTGGCTATCAGATTTTTCAAACCCCCACCTTGGTGGTTTTAACATGCAGCTAGGATTGCAATCAAGAGGCCGAGTAG
- the LOC140711245 gene encoding presequence protease, mitochondrial-like isoform X12, producing the protein MHPNCPLHGPRSCQKFEKKVALTVEAQNSATVGFSPFTLTDAPVAPSYKGMDHFLYGLSDEMKQAHREQLFTISHKKLLAMSDRYLGTGKSTHGLAILRPENPKIAKDPSWIIRPCGSVLLTDGSSTGRPDGSSPEKQVGWALHRRF; encoded by the exons ATGCATCCGAACTGTCCCCTACACGGACCCAGATCTTGCCAG AAATTCGAGAAAAAGGTGGCGCTTACAGTGGAGGCGCAAaactcagccacagtggggtttTCACCCTTTACTCTTACAG ATGCTCCTGTCGCTCCTTCATACAAAG GAATGGACCACTTCTTGTACGGCCTCTCGGATGAGATGAAGCAGGCCCACAGGGAGCAGCTCTTCACCATCAGCCACAAGAAGCTCCTGGCCATGAGCGATag GTACCTCGGCACTGGGAAGAGCACGCATGGCCTGGCCATACTCAGACCCGAGAATCCCAAAATCGCCAAGGACCCATCCTGGATCATCAG GCCCTGTGGGAGCGTCCTCCTAACAGACGGAAGTTCAACGGGGCGGCCGGATGGAAGCAGTCCTGAGAAGCAGGTGGGCTGGG ctCTCCACCGCCGTTTCTGA
- the LOC140711245 gene encoding uncharacterized protein isoform X5 — MHPNCPLHGPRSCQKFEKKVALTVEAQNSATVGFSPFTLTDAPVAPSYKGMDHFLYGLSDEMKQAHREQLFTISHKKLLAMSDRYLGTGKSTHGLAILRPENPKIAKDPSWIIRPCGSVLLTDGSSTGRPDGSSPEKQVGWGGGPTRAAGPSRQHPCLLWQESSENSKLGPSKDRGLDWTRNWLSDFSNPHLGGFNMQLGLQSRGRVGLYG, encoded by the exons ATGCATCCGAACTGTCCCCTACACGGACCCAGATCTTGCCAG AAATTCGAGAAAAAGGTGGCGCTTACAGTGGAGGCGCAAaactcagccacagtggggtttTCACCCTTTACTCTTACAG ATGCTCCTGTCGCTCCTTCATACAAAG GAATGGACCACTTCTTGTACGGCCTCTCGGATGAGATGAAGCAGGCCCACAGGGAGCAGCTCTTCACCATCAGCCACAAGAAGCTCCTGGCCATGAGCGATag GTACCTCGGCACTGGGAAGAGCACGCATGGCCTGGCCATACTCAGACCCGAGAATCCCAAAATCGCCAAGGACCCATCCTGGATCATCAG GCCCTGTGGGAGCGTCCTCCTAACAGACGGAAGTTCAACGGGGCGGCCGGATGGAAGCAGTCCTGAGAAGCAGGTGGGCTGGG GAGGTGGGCCCACGAGGGCAGCAGGGCCGTCACGCCAGCACCCATGTCTACTCTGGCAAGAGTCATCAGAGAATTCCAAATTAGGTCCCAGCAAGGACCGTGGCTTGGACTGGACGAGAAACTGGCTATCAGATTTTTCAAACCCCCACCTTGGTGGTTTTAACATGCAGCTAGGATTGCAATCAAGAGGCCGAGTAG GTCTTTATGGAtag